Proteins from a genomic interval of Anolis sagrei isolate rAnoSag1 chromosome 1, rAnoSag1.mat, whole genome shotgun sequence:
- the INF2 gene encoding inverted formin-2 isoform X2, with the protein MSAKKEGAHKKWAALKEKLGSQESDQTEANLENAEPELCIRLLQIPSVVNYSGLKKRLESSDDGWMVQFLELCGLDLLLEALDRLSGRGVSRISDALLQLTCINCVRAVMNSQKGIEYIVSNEGYVRKLSQALDTSNVMVKKQVFELLAALCIYSMDGHALALDALDHYKTVKNQQYRFSVIMNELSATDNVPYMITLLSAINAVILGTEELRARTQLRNEFIGLQLLDILNRLR; encoded by the exons ATGTCAGCCAAGAAGGAAGGCGCACACAAGAAATGGGCAGCCTTGAAGGAGAAGCTGGGGTCCCAGGAGTCTGACCAAACAGAGGCCAATTTGGAAAATGCAGAACCAGAGCTCTGCATCCGGCTCCTGCAAATCCCTTCAGTGGTGAACTACTCTGGGCTCAAGAAAAGACTGGAGAGCAGTGATGATGGCTGGATGGTCCAGTTTTTGGAGCTTTGTGGGCTTGATCTTCTACTGGAAGCCTTGGATAGACTCTCTGGGAGAGGTGTCTCCAGGATTTCTGATGCTCTTCTACAGCTGACATGCATTAACTGTGTGCGGGCAGTAATGAACTCGCAGAAAGGCATCGAGTACATTGTGAGCAATGAAGGCTATGTCAGGAAACTCTCCCAAG CACTTGATACTTCAAATGTCATGGTCAAAAAACAAGTTTTTGAACTTCTGGCTGCTCTCTGCATCTACTCAATGGATGGACATGCTTTAGCTCTGGATGCTCTGGATCATTACAAG ACTGTGAAAAACCAACAGTACCGGTTCAGCGTCATAATGAATGAACTCTCAGCCACAGATAACGTGCCATACATGATAACACTCCTGAGTGCCATCAATGCAGTCATATTGGGGACAGAAGAACTAAGAGCGAGGACACAGCTCCGGAATGAGTTCATCG GTCTCCAACTGTTGGATATTTTGAATAGACTGCGGTAA